From one Conyzicola nivalis genomic stretch:
- a CDS encoding MepB family protein, producing the protein MVFSAFEDYAAEIGLAASAIPESQNGDYESGLIEIDGEAWHIRTARNTPTKPGAFVAFWRRDEDGSTVPFAANDPAVGLLVFVVQEGRRGVFQFTAEHLAELGITSGKGPGKRGFRLYPSWCERLNPQAAATQRAQARAFREF; encoded by the coding sequence ATGGTGTTCAGCGCGTTCGAGGACTATGCGGCCGAGATAGGGCTCGCTGCGTCGGCTATCCCGGAATCGCAGAATGGCGACTACGAGTCGGGCCTGATCGAGATCGATGGTGAGGCCTGGCATATCCGCACCGCACGCAACACCCCGACGAAACCGGGCGCGTTCGTCGCCTTCTGGCGACGGGACGAAGACGGGAGCACCGTGCCTTTCGCGGCCAACGACCCCGCTGTCGGCCTGCTTGTCTTCGTGGTGCAGGAGGGCAGACGCGGAGTTTTCCAATTCACCGCCGAGCATCTAGCCGAATTGGGCATCACCTCGGGGAAAGGGCCAGGGAAACGCGGATTCCGCCTGTATCCGAGCTGGTGCGAACGGCTGAACCCCCAAGCCGCAGCGACACAGCGAGCTCAGGCACGGGCCTTTCGGGAATTCTGA
- the coaD gene encoding pantetheine-phosphate adenylyltransferase produces the protein MKRIAVVPGSFDPVTLGHLDVVGRAAGLFDELHVLVVHNPGKTALLPIAQRVSLIEQSIAEAQLPGTIVVTSWSVGLLVDYCTDVGASVLVKGIRSQVDVAYETPMAIVNRDLAGVETIFMLPNPAHAHVSSSLVRQVASLGGDVSPYVPSAVYRYLQK, from the coding sequence ATGAAGAGGATCGCCGTTGTTCCTGGATCGTTCGACCCCGTCACTCTGGGGCACCTCGACGTGGTGGGGCGGGCCGCGGGGCTCTTCGACGAACTCCATGTGCTCGTGGTGCACAACCCGGGTAAGACGGCCCTGCTGCCGATCGCGCAGCGGGTGTCGCTCATCGAGCAGTCGATCGCCGAGGCGCAACTGCCCGGCACCATCGTCGTCACCAGCTGGAGCGTCGGCCTCCTCGTCGACTATTGCACCGACGTGGGCGCGAGCGTGCTGGTAAAGGGCATCAGGTCGCAGGTGGATGTCGCGTACGAGACCCCCATGGCGATCGTGAACCGCGACCTCGCCGGTGTCGAGACCATTTTTATGCTGCCGAACCCCGCGCACGCCCACGTTTCGAGTTCTCTCGTGCGGCAGGTCGCGTCTCTCGGCGGCGACGTCAGCCCCTACGTGCCCTCCGCCGTCTACCGTTACCTGCAGAAGTAG
- a CDS encoding LysR family transcriptional regulator, with protein MDVSQLALLRELADRGSVTAVAAALNRSPSAVSQQLKTLQRQVGVELVERVGRGVRLTDAGRALADSSVRIATAIAEAEATWAAYRDDATGAVRVATFFSASELFLPGLLTRLKAHPGIRLEVEDRDVSQDDFAALAADYDIVIAHRSDDVLPPQPTALRVVPLVREPLDVAVPLDHPLAGHDRVTVDDVIRDDWIGVPVDFPLDRVLAAMAVRAGVPARIIHRTTHLPLIENLVATGHGIALVPRHTSRERSAGRFRLLPLTDVRAGRRIEALLRPDRAERLAVRVVLDAYIAEAARYGDEPR; from the coding sequence ATGGATGTCTCGCAGCTCGCACTTCTCCGCGAACTCGCCGACCGCGGGAGCGTCACCGCCGTCGCCGCGGCACTGAACAGGTCGCCGAGCGCGGTGTCGCAGCAGCTCAAGACGCTGCAGCGCCAGGTCGGCGTCGAGCTGGTGGAGCGGGTCGGCCGGGGGGTGCGCCTGACCGACGCCGGGCGCGCGCTCGCCGACAGCTCGGTGCGCATCGCGACCGCCATCGCCGAGGCCGAGGCGACGTGGGCCGCCTACCGCGACGACGCGACCGGCGCCGTGCGGGTCGCCACTTTCTTCTCCGCCTCGGAACTTTTTCTGCCGGGGCTGCTGACGCGCCTGAAAGCGCACCCGGGCATCCGGCTGGAGGTCGAGGACCGTGATGTCTCGCAGGACGACTTCGCCGCGCTCGCCGCCGATTACGACATCGTGATCGCACACCGCTCCGACGACGTACTGCCGCCGCAGCCGACGGCGCTGCGGGTCGTGCCGCTCGTGCGGGAGCCGCTCGACGTGGCAGTGCCGCTCGACCACCCGCTCGCCGGGCACGACCGGGTGACCGTCGACGATGTGATCCGCGACGACTGGATCGGCGTGCCCGTCGACTTCCCGCTCGACCGGGTGCTCGCAGCCATGGCGGTGCGCGCCGGAGTGCCCGCGCGGATCATCCATCGCACGACCCACCTGCCGCTCATCGAGAACCTCGTCGCGACGGGCCACGGCATCGCGCTCGTGCCGCGGCACACCTCGCGCGAGCGGTCGGCGGGGCGATTCCGGCTGCTGCCGCTGACGGACGTGCGGGCCGGCCGACGCATCGAAGCGCTCCTGCGACCCGACCGGGCGGAGCGGCTGGCGGTGCGGGTCGTGCTCGACGCCTATATCGCCGAAGCGGCGCGCTACGGCGACGAGCCCCGGTAA
- a CDS encoding EamA family transporter gives MLLRHRLLALLVAVCWGVNFPATALALEHFPPLFLVALRFSIIAIPTLIFVPRPRVPFRWLLGVGLGIGTMQFAFLYLGMAAGMPSGLASIVLQASAPFTVIIAGIWLRERISARQAVGIAIAVLGLAAIAFHRSQVAALLPVLLTLCGALGWAIGNVSTRKAQAPNALHLTLWMSVIPPIPMLAISLFVEGPERIGESLATAFTLEALPSVLGLLYIVVIATIVGYGIWNGLLKRYPSSTVAPFSMLVPVVGVLASWVAFGEVIDVTEALAGAAVVAGVLVASYQRRNRTIADDPASALAQPAVTPPAA, from the coding sequence ATGCTCTTACGCCACCGCCTGCTCGCCCTGCTCGTTGCCGTCTGCTGGGGCGTCAACTTCCCGGCGACCGCGCTGGCGCTTGAGCACTTCCCTCCCCTGTTCCTGGTGGCGCTGCGCTTCTCGATCATCGCGATCCCGACGCTGATCTTCGTCCCGCGCCCGAGAGTCCCGTTCCGATGGCTGCTCGGGGTCGGACTCGGCATCGGCACCATGCAGTTCGCGTTCCTCTACCTCGGCATGGCGGCCGGTATGCCGAGCGGGCTCGCCTCGATCGTGCTGCAGGCGTCCGCGCCGTTCACCGTGATCATCGCCGGCATCTGGCTGCGCGAACGGATCAGCGCCCGGCAGGCCGTGGGTATCGCGATCGCGGTCCTCGGTCTCGCCGCGATCGCCTTCCACCGCTCGCAGGTCGCCGCCCTGCTCCCGGTGCTCCTCACGCTCTGCGGCGCCCTCGGCTGGGCCATCGGCAACGTGTCGACCCGTAAGGCCCAGGCGCCGAACGCGCTGCACCTCACCCTGTGGATGTCGGTCATACCGCCCATCCCGATGCTCGCGATCTCGCTGTTCGTCGAGGGGCCGGAGCGCATCGGCGAGAGCCTCGCCACCGCGTTCACGCTCGAGGCACTGCCGTCGGTGCTCGGCCTGCTGTACATCGTGGTGATCGCCACGATCGTCGGTTACGGCATCTGGAACGGCCTGCTGAAGCGCTACCCGTCGAGCACCGTCGCCCCGTTTTCGATGCTCGTGCCCGTGGTCGGGGTGCTCGCCTCGTGGGTCGCGTTCGGCGAGGTGATCGACGTGACGGAGGCGCTTGCCGGGGCGGCCGTGGTCGCCGGCGTGCTGGTGGCGAGCTATCAGAGGCGCAACAGGACGATCGCGGATGATCCGGCGAGCGCCCTAGCCCAGCCCGCTGTCACTCCGCCCGCCGCGTAG
- the fgd gene encoding glucose-6-phosphate dehydrogenase (coenzyme-F420) yields MLPLKLGYKASAEQFAPRELVEIAVLAEQHGMESVAVSDHFQPWRHTGGHAPFSLAWMAAVGERTSRVQIGTSVMTPTFRYNPAVIAQAFATLGCLYPGRIMLGVGTGEALNEIATGFRGAGEQDWPEFKERYARLREAVSLMRALWTDDKVTFEGDYYSTHDASIYDRPEGGIPVYIAAGGPVVAGYAGRAGDGFICTSGKGMELYTEKLLPAVEAGAEKAGRDAGTIDRMIEIKMSYDTDPEVALENTRFWAPLSLSKEQKHDITDPTEMEAAADALPIEQVASRWIVGSDPDELTEKIGEYVSAGFNHLVFHGPGHDQRRFLELFERDLAPRIRALG; encoded by the coding sequence ATGCTTCCTCTGAAACTCGGGTACAAGGCGTCCGCTGAACAGTTCGCCCCGCGCGAGCTCGTCGAGATCGCGGTTCTCGCCGAGCAGCACGGCATGGAGAGCGTCGCCGTGAGCGACCACTTCCAGCCGTGGCGGCACACCGGCGGGCACGCCCCATTTTCGCTCGCCTGGATGGCCGCGGTCGGGGAGCGCACGTCGCGGGTGCAGATCGGCACCTCGGTGATGACGCCGACCTTTCGTTACAACCCGGCCGTGATCGCGCAGGCGTTCGCGACGCTCGGCTGCCTGTACCCGGGTCGCATCATGCTCGGGGTCGGCACGGGCGAGGCGCTCAACGAGATCGCCACCGGTTTCCGCGGCGCCGGAGAGCAGGACTGGCCGGAGTTCAAGGAGCGCTACGCGCGGCTGCGCGAGGCCGTGAGCCTGATGCGCGCGCTGTGGACCGACGACAAGGTCACCTTCGAAGGCGACTACTACTCGACCCACGACGCCAGCATCTACGACCGTCCCGAGGGCGGCATCCCGGTCTACATCGCCGCGGGCGGCCCGGTCGTCGCCGGCTACGCGGGCCGTGCCGGTGACGGTTTCATCTGCACCTCGGGCAAGGGCATGGAGCTGTACACCGAGAAGCTGCTGCCCGCCGTCGAGGCCGGTGCCGAGAAGGCCGGACGCGACGCGGGAACTATCGACCGGATGATCGAGATCAAGATGTCGTACGACACCGACCCCGAGGTCGCGCTCGAGAACACCCGCTTCTGGGCTCCGCTCTCGCTGTCGAAGGAGCAGAAGCACGACATCACCGACCCCACCGAGATGGAGGCGGCCGCCGACGCCCTGCCGATCGAGCAGGTCGCCTCGCGCTGGATCGTGGGTTCCGACCCCGACGAGCTCACCGAGAAGATCGGGGAGTACGTCTCGGCCGGGTTCAACCACCTCGTGTTCCACGGGCCGGGCCACGACCAGCGCCGGTTCCTCGAGCTGTTCGAGCGCGACCTGGCGCCGCGCATCCGCGCGCTCGGCTAG
- a CDS encoding ATP-dependent DNA helicase RecG produces the protein MTSPLDAPLKNALGPRTSAALAKGLGLKTVGDLLSHYPRRYIRRGELTELSHLPLDENVTIVAEVLEVRQRSMQARKGSILEVKISDGKGILTLTFFNQAFRKEELVPGARGIFAGKIGEYRGALQLTHPDYELFADQTAGGDEEARRFLETLVPIYPATASMTSWQIQKAMAVVLDTLPPLPDPVPAAIRTRRKITSYERAVQSIHRPATDAEWGAARKALRFQEAFVLQAALLQQRAKLRSVKSTSRLPGALLAGFDAALPFTLTNDQKLVGDEIFMDLAGGTPMNRLVQGEVGSGKTLVALRAMLAVAESGGQSALLAPTEVLAQQHLRSIVKTLGPDLAAKLRPTLITGQLSVPEKRKALLAAVSGSARIVVGTHALLSDNVGFYDLGLVVVDEQHRFGVDQREALRLKGATPPHVVVLTATPIPRTVAMTVFGDLDISTIAELPGGRVPIKSFVVWNKPLYDRVWLRAAEEIAQGRQVFVVCPAIDAADPHPELVEGDDGSVPEPDGAAAKRPIANVTDATAELRANPALAGRRIETLHGRMSSDEKDSIMQAFAAGRIDVLVATTVIEVGVDVPNASTMVILDADRFGVSQLHQLRGRVGRGGVPSVCLFVTHAEDGTLARERVEAVASTLDGFELAQKDLELRREGDVLGNTQSGGRSSLRLLRVAKDGELIADARDLASAVLEVDPTLDDYPDLRDALARRLDAEAEAFLSKS, from the coding sequence GTGACCTCCCCGCTCGACGCGCCCCTCAAGAACGCGCTCGGACCCCGCACGAGCGCGGCGCTGGCGAAGGGTCTCGGCCTCAAGACGGTCGGCGACCTGCTGAGCCACTACCCTCGCCGCTACATCCGGCGCGGTGAACTGACCGAGCTCAGCCACCTTCCCCTCGACGAGAACGTCACCATCGTCGCCGAGGTACTCGAGGTGCGTCAGCGTTCGATGCAGGCCCGCAAGGGATCGATCCTCGAGGTCAAGATCAGCGACGGCAAGGGCATTCTCACGCTCACCTTCTTCAACCAGGCCTTCCGGAAAGAAGAACTGGTGCCGGGTGCACGCGGCATCTTCGCGGGCAAGATCGGCGAGTACCGCGGCGCGCTGCAGCTCACCCACCCCGACTACGAGCTGTTCGCCGATCAGACCGCGGGCGGAGACGAGGAAGCGCGCAGATTCCTCGAAACGCTCGTTCCGATCTACCCGGCCACCGCGTCGATGACGAGCTGGCAGATCCAGAAGGCGATGGCGGTGGTGCTCGACACCCTCCCGCCGCTGCCCGACCCGGTGCCTGCCGCGATCCGCACCCGCCGAAAGATCACGAGCTACGAACGCGCGGTGCAGAGCATCCACCGGCCGGCCACGGATGCCGAGTGGGGCGCCGCCCGCAAGGCGCTGCGGTTCCAGGAGGCGTTCGTGCTGCAGGCCGCCCTGCTGCAGCAGCGCGCGAAACTGCGCTCGGTGAAAAGCACGTCGCGGCTGCCCGGCGCGCTGCTCGCCGGGTTCGACGCCGCCCTGCCGTTCACGCTCACGAACGACCAGAAGCTCGTGGGCGACGAGATCTTCATGGACCTCGCCGGCGGCACCCCGATGAACCGGCTCGTGCAGGGCGAGGTGGGCTCAGGCAAGACGCTCGTCGCGCTGCGTGCCATGCTCGCGGTCGCCGAGTCGGGCGGCCAGTCCGCCCTGCTCGCCCCGACCGAGGTGCTCGCGCAGCAGCACCTGCGTTCGATCGTCAAGACGCTCGGGCCCGACCTCGCCGCCAAACTGCGGCCGACCCTCATCACCGGGCAGCTGAGCGTGCCCGAGAAGCGCAAGGCGCTGCTCGCCGCCGTCTCGGGCTCGGCGCGCATCGTCGTCGGCACGCACGCCCTGCTGAGCGACAACGTGGGCTTCTACGACCTCGGGCTCGTCGTCGTCGACGAGCAGCACCGCTTCGGTGTCGACCAGCGCGAGGCGCTCCGGCTCAAGGGCGCGACCCCGCCACACGTCGTGGTGCTCACCGCCACCCCCATCCCGCGCACGGTGGCGATGACGGTGTTCGGCGACCTCGACATCTCGACGATCGCCGAGCTGCCCGGCGGCCGCGTGCCGATCAAGAGTTTCGTCGTCTGGAACAAGCCGCTCTACGACCGGGTCTGGCTGCGCGCCGCCGAGGAGATCGCGCAGGGCAGACAGGTGTTCGTGGTGTGCCCGGCGATCGACGCCGCCGATCCGCACCCGGAACTCGTCGAGGGCGATGACGGTTCGGTCCCAGAGCCCGACGGCGCCGCCGCCAAGAGACCGATCGCGAATGTCACGGATGCGACCGCAGAACTCCGCGCCAACCCCGCGCTCGCCGGCCGTCGCATCGAGACGCTGCACGGCCGCATGTCGAGCGACGAGAAAGACAGCATCATGCAGGCGTTCGCGGCCGGCCGCATCGACGTGCTCGTGGCCACCACCGTGATCGAGGTGGGCGTCGACGTGCCGAACGCGAGCACCATGGTGATTCTCGACGCCGACCGGTTCGGCGTCTCGCAGCTGCACCAGCTGCGCGGTCGTGTCGGTCGCGGCGGGGTGCCCAGCGTGTGCCTGTTCGTGACCCACGCCGAAGACGGCACCCTGGCCCGCGAGAGGGTGGAGGCCGTGGCATCCACTCTCGACGGCTTCGAACTCGCCCAGAAAGACCTCGAACTGCGGCGTGAGGGCGACGTGCTCGGCAACACCCAGTCGGGCGGCCGCTCGAGCCTGCGGCTGCTGCGGGTGGCGAAAGACGGCGAACTCATCGCAGACGCCCGCGACCTGGCGTCCGCTGTGCTCGAGGTCGACCCCACGTTGGACGACTACCCCGACCTGCGCGACGCGCTCGCCCGCCGGCTCGACGCCGAAGCCGAAGCCTTCCTGTCGAAGAGTTGA
- a CDS encoding magnesium and cobalt transport protein CorA: MPSNFRMPFRGLWRTSKPAPVAEPVDLRPQIAPESSVGSSIINNAIYEAGCRVEKPESLGATYTALAERTDAMAWIGLYRPSVDELTSLAGQFGLHELAVEDAVLAHQRPKLERYGDTLFVVLRAARYLDQVEEVEFGELHVFIGPNFVITVRHAESPDLSVVRRRLEESPDLLARGTEAVLYAILDAVVDGYEPVVAGIAKDIDEIETQVFDGDPSVSRRIYELSREVIDFQRAAQPLIGIVDQISSGFDKYSIAVDLQQYLRDVADHVTHVNERIEEFRTLLRDILTVNATLVAQRQNEDMQKITESSNRQAVEARKISAWAAIFFAPTLVTGVYGMNFTFMPELDWEFGYPVALLVMVGVGGALFAVFRRRKWL; this comes from the coding sequence ATGCCCAGTAACTTCCGCATGCCCTTCCGCGGGCTGTGGCGCACCAGCAAGCCCGCACCGGTGGCCGAGCCCGTCGACCTCCGCCCGCAGATCGCCCCCGAGTCATCCGTCGGCAGCAGCATCATCAACAACGCCATCTACGAGGCCGGATGTCGCGTCGAGAAGCCCGAATCCCTCGGTGCGACCTACACGGCTCTCGCCGAACGCACCGACGCGATGGCGTGGATCGGCCTCTACCGTCCCTCGGTGGACGAGCTCACCTCGCTCGCCGGGCAGTTCGGCCTGCACGAGCTCGCGGTGGAAGACGCGGTGCTGGCGCACCAGCGGCCCAAGCTCGAGCGCTACGGCGACACCCTGTTCGTGGTGCTGCGGGCCGCCCGCTACCTCGACCAGGTCGAGGAGGTCGAGTTCGGCGAACTGCACGTGTTCATCGGCCCGAACTTCGTGATCACCGTGCGGCACGCGGAGTCGCCCGACCTCTCGGTCGTGCGTCGGCGGCTCGAGGAATCGCCCGACCTGCTCGCGCGGGGAACCGAGGCCGTGCTCTACGCCATCCTCGACGCGGTGGTCGACGGCTATGAGCCCGTCGTGGCCGGCATCGCCAAAGACATCGACGAGATCGAGACGCAGGTGTTCGACGGCGACCCGAGCGTCTCGCGCCGCATCTACGAGCTCTCGCGCGAGGTCATCGACTTCCAACGGGCGGCACAGCCCCTCATCGGCATCGTCGACCAGATCTCGAGCGGCTTCGACAAGTACTCGATCGCGGTCGACCTGCAGCAGTACCTGCGCGACGTCGCCGACCACGTGACGCACGTCAACGAGCGCATCGAGGAGTTCCGCACCCTGCTGCGCGACATTCTCACCGTGAACGCCACCCTCGTCGCGCAGCGCCAGAACGAGGACATGCAGAAGATCACCGAGTCGAGCAACCGGCAGGCGGTCGAGGCGCGCAAGATCTCCGCCTGGGCGGCCATCTTCTTCGCGCCGACACTCGTGACCGGGGTCTACGGCATGAACTTCACCTTTATGCCGGAACTCGACTGGGAGTTCGGCTACCCGGTGGCGCTGCTGGTCATGGTCGGCGTCGGCGGCGCGCTGTTCGCGGTGTTCCGCCGGAGGAAGTGGCTGTAG
- a CDS encoding acyl-CoA dehydrogenase family protein translates to MASVDRTSKPSFTKALFLGNTHSELVMPYPLLAGAERAKVDALASSAREYLTGTYDPWKAEEQRWVGDDTIRDLGERGLLGLFVDEQYGGQGLSQTGYCRVMEEFGRVDGALAVVMGVHQSIGTKPIYLYGTDDQKARWLPDLAAGRKLAAFVLTEPNVGSDAYNLETWAERQADGSWILNGEKRWIGNGSKDVLTVFARSDLGHVALVVEKGAEGLSTGPRFDTLGLRANNLQRVHFDNVRVPAENLLGEPGDGFRIAMNTLNNGRMSMGTSIAGGMKAFLDFTLEHANTREQFGRKLIDFEMVEEKAAWMNTQIYGLESMSYLTTGLVDRGVADFSLESAMTKVVASDVGWKALNKAFQVHGGTAYMGDHLLSKALRDFRIFPIFEGANDVMRAYVALNGVKGLSEALPDVRALTVGAPGKAIGVLAPYVADRVNRALRPEKLAGAHPSVGKQVSAVAEQVARLRDRAEAALRTHGKKVQEKQLVQKRLSDAASGIYAQVAVISRITAVIHRDGVPAAGAERAVAVDFCDRAARQVGRELRSLEVNSDQVTNQLGKAVRQRKGYAFDL, encoded by the coding sequence ATGGCCAGCGTCGATCGTACTTCCAAGCCCTCTTTCACCAAGGCACTCTTCCTCGGAAACACCCACTCCGAACTCGTGATGCCGTACCCGCTTCTCGCCGGTGCCGAGCGCGCGAAGGTGGACGCCCTCGCGAGCAGCGCCCGCGAGTACCTCACCGGAACCTACGACCCGTGGAAGGCCGAGGAACAGCGCTGGGTCGGCGACGACACGATCCGCGACCTGGGCGAGCGTGGCCTGCTCGGCCTCTTCGTCGACGAACAGTACGGCGGGCAGGGCCTCAGCCAGACCGGGTACTGCCGCGTGATGGAGGAGTTCGGCCGCGTCGACGGCGCACTCGCCGTCGTGATGGGCGTGCACCAGTCGATCGGTACCAAACCCATCTACCTCTATGGCACCGACGACCAGAAGGCGCGCTGGCTGCCCGACCTCGCCGCCGGCCGCAAGCTCGCCGCGTTCGTGCTCACCGAGCCCAACGTCGGCAGCGACGCCTACAACCTCGAGACCTGGGCCGAGCGGCAAGCCGACGGCAGCTGGATCCTCAACGGCGAGAAGCGCTGGATCGGCAACGGCAGCAAAGACGTGCTCACCGTCTTCGCACGCAGCGACCTCGGCCACGTCGCCCTCGTGGTCGAGAAGGGCGCCGAGGGTCTCAGCACCGGGCCCCGCTTCGACACCCTCGGTCTGCGCGCCAACAACCTGCAGCGCGTGCACTTCGACAACGTGCGGGTGCCCGCCGAGAACCTCCTCGGCGAGCCCGGCGACGGTTTCCGCATCGCCATGAACACGCTCAACAACGGCCGCATGTCGATGGGAACGTCGATCGCGGGCGGCATGAAGGCCTTCCTCGACTTCACCCTCGAGCACGCGAACACCCGCGAGCAGTTCGGCCGCAAGCTCATCGACTTCGAGATGGTGGAGGAGAAGGCGGCGTGGATGAACACGCAGATCTACGGCCTCGAGTCGATGTCGTACCTCACCACCGGACTCGTCGACCGCGGCGTCGCCGACTTCTCGCTGGAGTCGGCGATGACCAAGGTCGTGGCCAGCGACGTCGGCTGGAAGGCGCTCAACAAGGCATTCCAGGTGCACGGCGGCACCGCCTACATGGGCGACCATCTGCTGTCGAAGGCACTGCGCGATTTCCGCATCTTCCCGATCTTCGAGGGGGCAAACGACGTGATGCGGGCCTACGTCGCCCTCAACGGCGTGAAGGGTCTCAGCGAGGCGCTGCCCGACGTGCGCGCGCTCACCGTCGGCGCCCCCGGCAAGGCCATCGGCGTGCTCGCGCCGTACGTCGCCGACCGGGTCAACCGCGCGCTTCGTCCTGAGAAGCTTGCCGGCGCGCACCCGAGCGTCGGCAAGCAGGTCTCCGCGGTCGCCGAGCAGGTGGCGCGGCTCCGCGACCGCGCCGAGGCGGCGTTGCGCACGCACGGCAAGAAGGTGCAGGAGAAGCAGTTGGTCCAGAAGAGACTGTCGGATGCTGCATCCGGAATCTATGCGCAAGTGGCCGTGATCAGCCGCATCACCGCAGTCATCCACCGCGACGGCGTCCCGGCCGCGGGTGCGGAACGTGCGGTGGCCGTGGACTTCTGCGACCGGGCCGCGCGTCAGGTCGGCAGGGAGCTGCGATCGCTCGAGGTCAACTCCGACCAGGTCACGAACCAGCTGGGCAAGGCCGTGCGGCAGAGAAAAGGCTACGCGTTCGACCTGTAG
- a CDS encoding RsmD family RNA methyltransferase — protein MTRIISGFAGSLTLAVPTTGTRPTSDRVREAIFSALDARGALDGARVVDLYAGTGSLGLEAASRGAAAVVLVEKGPAAVKACRSNAALLLRAKPRGSTLSIDVSGQAVDAFLAPSRDTWDVVFLDPPYDLGEAELAHTLALLAPRVSADGTVVLERSSRSPEPTWPLGLEVERRKDYGDTTLWWARPAEPVG, from the coding sequence ATGACCCGCATCATCTCCGGTTTCGCCGGTTCGCTCACCCTCGCCGTTCCCACCACCGGAACCCGCCCCACGAGCGACCGGGTGCGTGAGGCGATCTTCTCGGCACTCGACGCGCGCGGCGCCCTCGACGGCGCACGGGTGGTCGACCTGTACGCCGGCACCGGTTCGCTCGGGCTCGAGGCGGCGTCGCGCGGCGCCGCGGCCGTCGTGCTCGTCGAGAAGGGTCCTGCCGCCGTCAAGGCGTGCCGGTCGAACGCCGCGTTGCTGCTGCGCGCCAAGCCGCGCGGCTCGACCCTCTCGATCGACGTCTCGGGGCAGGCGGTCGACGCGTTCCTCGCGCCGTCGCGCGACACCTGGGACGTGGTGTTCCTCGACCCGCCGTACGACCTCGGCGAAGCGGAGTTGGCGCACACGCTGGCGCTGCTCGCACCACGCGTGTCGGCCGACGGGACCGTGGTGCTCGAACGCAGCTCGCGCAGCCCCGAGCCGACGTGGCCTCTCGGGCTGGAGGTGGAGCGCCGCAAAGACTACGGCGACACGACGCTGTGGTGGGCGCGGCCGGCTGAGCCGGTCGGGTAG
- the thiL gene encoding thiamine-phosphate kinase has product MTQPDTLRGIGESASLARIFPRLPSSDYAIVGPGDDSAVMSAPDSRFVVTTDMMIHGPDFRLAWSSPQDLGWKAAASNLADVAAMGARPTALVVAIAAPADSPVSLLEGIADGLRDACAALAPGCGVVGGDLSVSATLTIAVTAFGDLDGRAPVLRSGARPGDVVAVSGVLGRAAAGLRLLFEHGVKNETPDATATAALRAAEPALVAAQLAPEPPIGDGVLAALGGATAMLDLSDGLALDARRLATASGVAVDLSSAAVGDRESLDGGEDHSLLATFPAGTALPGGFRAIGAVVAGSGVLVDGQPYDERGGWDPYEQWSGAAG; this is encoded by the coding sequence ATGACGCAACCCGATACTCTGCGCGGCATCGGGGAGTCCGCCAGCCTCGCGCGCATCTTCCCGCGCCTCCCGTCGTCTGACTACGCGATCGTCGGCCCGGGCGACGACTCCGCGGTGATGAGCGCGCCCGATTCCCGTTTCGTCGTCACCACCGACATGATGATCCACGGCCCCGACTTCCGGCTCGCCTGGTCGTCGCCGCAGGACCTCGGCTGGAAGGCCGCCGCCTCCAACCTCGCCGACGTCGCCGCCATGGGAGCCCGACCGACGGCGCTCGTCGTGGCGATCGCCGCGCCCGCTGACTCGCCCGTGTCGCTGCTGGAGGGCATCGCCGACGGCCTGCGCGACGCCTGCGCGGCGCTGGCACCCGGCTGCGGCGTGGTCGGCGGCGACCTCTCCGTGTCGGCGACCCTCACCATCGCGGTCACGGCGTTCGGCGACCTCGACGGTCGCGCCCCCGTCCTTCGTTCCGGCGCCCGGCCCGGCGACGTGGTCGCGGTCTCCGGAGTGCTCGGCCGGGCCGCCGCCGGACTGCGCCTCCTCTTCGAGCACGGTGTGAAAAACGAGACCCCGGATGCCACGGCCACCGCCGCCCTCCGCGCGGCCGAGCCGGCTCTCGTCGCCGCCCAGCTCGCGCCAGAGCCGCCGATCGGCGACGGCGTCCTGGCCGCGCTCGGCGGGGCGACGGCGATGCTCGACCTCAGCGACGGGCTCGCCCTCGACGCCCGCCGCCTCGCCACGGCCAGCGGCGTCGCGGTCGACCTCAGCTCGGCGGCCGTCGGCGACCGCGAGTCGCTCGACGGGGGAGAGGACCACTCCCTGCTCGCGACGTTCCCGGCCGGAACCGCGCTGCCCGGCGGGTTCCGCGCGATCGGCGCGGTCGTGGCGGGCTCGGGCGTGCTCGTCGACGGTCAGCCGTACGACGAGCGCGGCGGATGGGACCCGTACGAGCAGTGGTCGGGTGCTGCTGGCTGA